The DNA window tggcctgggactcactaggtagaccaggctggccttgaactcctagatATCTGCTTGCTTTAGCCTCCTGACCACTCAcatgtgctgccatgcctgacatttaaaaaatactttagaaatttatttttattttctgtgtatgagtgtttggctGGCACGTATCTATGTGTGCCGTGTACATGCATGGtattctcagaggccagaagagggcactagataccctggaactggagttacagatgattgggTGCTACGGTGTGGGACGATGACTACTTTAAACTCATCGAGATGGTTGacttgccctctctctccctttccccttcctttctccttgttCTTTTGCTGGACAGGGTctactgtagcccaggctggccctgacctTGCTATGGGTGACCTTGGACTGATACTTTCCTCActagctcccaagtgctgagatcacttGTATCTACTTCTGCTCCTGGCTGTCAGCACAGCCTTTCCGAGGATGAGCTCTTTCTTCTGCATCAGCTCTCAAAGAAGCAGGTTAAATTCCATTCCGTGAAGAGATAGCAGCACAATTGCAAAGCGTAGAGCTTCCTACTCACCTGTTCTCATCTCTTTTCAGCTGCAAGAAAAATCAGGAATGTATGAAGCTGTGCCTACCTCCAGTTGCAAATGTCACAAACCCCCAGGACTCAGGTGAGGGGGAATGAATGGCTTAGTGCCCATGCTCACCAGCTGGCTGGCTGACTCCATGGCCTCCCTCCGCCCACCCCCCCAAGCCCCCAGTCTCTGCTGCTGCCTCACACTGAGCATCTTCCTTTTTGTCTGCAGGTACTGCCGTGCTGTTGCCTCTGGTTATCTTCCTAGGTCTTTGCCTTTTATTCTTTATCTGCATCAGTCTACTGTGCCGATATCCCCAGTGGAGGCCCAGGGTCTACTCCATCAGTGAGTGTGGACTTTGGGGATAAAGGGTGTCGGTGGAAATACGGGAGGGGGTCAGGTGGGCAAGATGGAGGGAGATGAGGGGTGGCCTCTCTGTCCCTGGCTAAGGATTCTAGGCTGAGTGGCCCTGGGTGGTGGGAGAGAAGTCTTACggatacatttcgagtgttattccctttctcggtttctgggcaaacatccccctagtccctccccccccccttctttaagggtgttcccctccccatcctcaagTCTTACTGATATCAGTAATTCTCTTTTCCCCAGGGCCACATAGGCCCTGAGGCATGACACCACAAGTCCCCAAGGCCAGGGTGCCAACATCAAAAGGGAAGTGAAAttcatatcttttttctttttttcagtttgtaGGGATTCAGCTCCTGTCaaagaggtgagaagaaaggactCCAGCTTTTCTGACTACTCCTTCCAACACCTGATACCCAAATTACTTGGAATGAGGGTGGTGGGCTCCCTTAGCTCCTCTATCCCCACCCCCATAAAGAATAAAGCACCTGAAGGGAGTCCTTTTTCTCCCCCACTAAtgctatgttttctttctttcaggtgGAGGGTGAAGGAATTGTTACTAAGCCCCTAACTCCAGCCTCTATCCCAGCCTTCAGCCCCAACCCCGGCTTCAACCCCACTCTGGGCTTCAGCACCACCCCACGCttcagtcctcctgtctccagtACCCCCATCAGCCCCGTCTTCGGTCCTAGTAACTGGCACAACTTCGTGCCACCTGTAAGAGAGGTGGTCCCAACCCAGGGTGCTGACCCTCTCCTCTACGGATCCCTCAACCCTGTGCCAATCCCCGCCCCTGTTCGGAAATGGGAAGACGTCGTCGCGGCCCAGCCACAACGGCTTGACAGTAAGTTGGGTTCGCGCTGGGGGCGTTGCCCCTGGAGGGAGTCGGGCAGGGTGGAGGGTACAAAGGTAGGGCTGCTGCTGGAGGTGCATGGTCCTTGTCCCCAGCTGCAGACCCTGCGATGCTGTATGCTGTGGTGGATGGCGTGCCTCCGACACGCTGGAAGGAGTTCATGCGGCTCCTGGGGCTGAGCGAGCACGAGATCGAGCGGCTGGAGCTGCAGAACGGGCGTTGCCTCCGCGAGGCTCATTACAGCATGCTGGAAGCCTGGCGGCGCCGCACACCGCGACACGAGGCCACGCTGGACGTAGTGGGCCGCGTGCTTTGCGACATGAACCTGCGTGGCTGCCTGGAGAACATCCGCGAGACTCTAGAAAGCCCTGCCCACTCGTCCACGACCCACCTCCCGCGATAAGGCCACACCCCCACCTCAGGAACGGGACTCGAAGGACCATCCTGCTAGATGCCCTGCTTCCCTGTGAACCTCCTCTTTGGTCCTCTAGGGGGCAGGCTCGATCTGGCAGCCACTTCCTTGGTGCTACCGACTTGGTGTACATAGCTTTTCCCAGCTGCCGAGGACAGCCTGTGCCAGCCACTTGTGCATGGCAGGGAAGTGTGCCATCTGCTCCCAGACAGCTGAGGGTGCCAAAAGCCAGGAGAGGTGATTGTGGAGAAAAAGCACAATCTATCTGATACCCACTTGGGATGCAAGGACCCAAACAAAGCTTCTCAGGGCCTCCTCAGTTGATTTCTGGGCCCTTTTCACAGTAGATAAAACAGTCTTTGTATTGATTATATCACACTAATGGATGAACGGTTGAACTCCCTAAGGTAGGGGCAAGCACAGAACAGTGGGGTCTCCAGCTGGAGCCCCCGACTCTTGTAAATACACTAAAAATCTAAAAGTGACCTCTGACCTTGGAAAGAGTGGTCTGTGGATAGGAGAGACCCGGCAAAGCCCGGAACATGAAAAGTGACATGGAAGGTCCAGTCATCCCGCTAGCTAACAGTAGGCGCCACCGGATGGGTACCCATGCTATATCCTCTTCTCACCCGGACCAGTTCTAACCAAAACAGTCATGTTTCTCGGCAGTTTTATGTGGGACTTGGGGGTTTGTCTGTGAGACACAATGTCCAGTTCTTGACCTTCAGAGTCAAGGAGATGATGCCTGGGTCAGGCTTGGTTTGAGGTGAATCCTTGAGGTAGAGTCCAGGGGGAGGTGGTGACCAGCACTCTTGGGGAGACAATTCCTCTAGGAGATGTATCAAAGGGCCCCAGCATTCCTCATACGTCTCTGTAAAGGAAGGAGACAAAGGCATTAGGTCAAGGGCAAGCAACGAGTGGACTGATGGGTAAAGCAGAGTACCCTCCCCTGTGTTGGTCCTCGCTCTGCACAGCCTACCTCTTAGAACAGCCCCTCCATACTGCCCTTCTGACCCTTAATAGTTTCTGCACTTACGATGTAGACATGGGCGTGTCCAGCTGTATGACGTGGTGGCCCCTCATTCTCTGCAGCTGGGCTCTAGTCAGCCTCCGGAGCTTGCCATTTCCTGGTTCCGGTTCCAAGGCTCCCTCGATCCTTTGGCTGGCCAGCTCCTCCCTGATCTCCCTGAGCATGTCCTCAGCCCGCAAGGAGCGGGGGCGGAGTCCAGGGGATAGAGGCCCCTCATCTTCATCTGTGGACTCCCAGGGGCTTTCCCCAGCAGAGTCAGTATGGGCGGGAGAGTGGGGGAGCGGACTCCGACGTTGTGCCCTGCTTAGGGTTTCTACCACCACATtccctggtgtcaaggtctcatCTTCCTCCTCGGACCAGGTTGGTGGGGCTCTCCTGGGTAGACTGCCTCCTCTTAGGATCCCTTCTGGCATCTCTGGGGCACTTCGTCGCTGGAGAGCTTGGGGGTCAGGAGGCTGGGGGCGCAAGGGAACgtctctgagttccagggtgGAGAAGGTGAGGCGAGGGTCCCTACGAAGAGCCTTGCTCCGAAGCCTGTTAAGGGGGGATTGAGAGTCCTTTGGAGAACTTGGAATTAAGGTGCCATAGCCAGAGTCTGAGGTATCATCGGTCACGGAGGGCGTGTCTTCATCTGTATCTTCAGTCACTACCAGTCGGGGGATTACAGTGAACTCCAAAGCCCTACAGTTAAGAGCAGAGACTCAGACTCAGACGCTGAGGATCAAATAAATTCAAGGCTGGGAAACGTCTCCTATTGCTCCATTCAGAAATGTCTCTTCCTCCAAACTTACTGTCCTGTCTCTGTACATGACAGCGATTGGCTTTTCCCACCTCACTGGTTAGCAGTGCACTCTAGAAAAGACCTTGGGTACTCCCTTTCTACAGCGCCTATACTAAAACTGAAGCGACATGGAGAGTAGTACAGTCCCTGTGTAGAGtcatatttgaaaaagaaaaagactttgaGGTAAGCTGGGAGTGGTTGCTTGGGAGGAACGGCCGTGAGAGTAACTCGGTCAGCCTGAGTTACTCGCCGGGAAAACGAGTAAAAGCTTAGGTTGCTTCTGAGCTGCTCTGTCTACAGCACCTGGTTCAGACCTCGTCTCAAGCAGCTTGTCTCAGATTTGCTGTGTGGGTCCGAGGATGGGTCCTTTCCTCTAAAAGCCTGTTGCTAAGCAGCTGTATCATCCTGAATGAACCTCTTACACTACGGGGGTTGGAGCTTGCTGTGTTCTGGAAACTGCTATTCTGAGAATCCTGATCTCCCTTTACTCTGGAGCCTGCTCACCACAGGGAGCTCGCACGccatgtttctgtttcctttgcccTGTGCCCACCCTATGCCACCGATCCCTTCCCATGGTAACTACTATCCTGTTCCACTCCTGGCTGCAGTTAATGTTTTTGTTCTACTCACCCTTCTTCTTAGCCTCATAAATgtcacctccctcctccccacctcgtGTTCCCCTCTTTGGATGGTGAACTCAGTCTTACCTCCCCTCAGCACTGCTCTGAGAGTCCTCTGGGGAAGGTGTGGAGGGCCTGGGGCTGGGAGACTCCCTGCCCTGGTCTCGATAGAGGGCCAGCAGCCCCCTCTTCTGTTGAACATACTCCTCGGCCTTCAGCTTCTGCAGAGTGGCCTGGGGAGGGACTTTCATTAGGAGCTGTCATTTATAGAGTATTTGCTGTCTGCTGGACACTGTGTTAAGGGCTTTACCTATGGTATCCTAGACTCTCCTAACTCCCCTCTGAGGCAcggtgtttacatttcttttcctaCTGAGAAAGGAAACTAGAGGGCTAGGGACCACCATAGGAGTCCTTCTTACAGGAAGGGAGCACAATGGTGACAAGATATGGTGGCACCAAGCTGCAGAGCTGGTGCCCCTTCCTTCTGCTCTCATGCCCCTGCTCCCTACACCTTCAGGGAAGCCCTTCGATGCTCCTCTTAGGAATCTCTCCCGTTCTGAGAGGATGGTACTGCAAGGGCTCTGGACCATACTGGTCCTCAGGTCACTCTTTTGGGCACATTGCTCTCTCATCACTTTGGTCTTCATCCTGAAGGAGGGAGGAGCAGGGGCCATGCTTGTCCTAGGCTGAGGACTCTCCTGTCCCTTAGACTGGTGAGAAAGGAAAGCTGTCCCAGGACGGAAGTCAAGAGGACACATGTCTGTGTCCCTTCTGAGTTTTCACACAGAGTAAAGCAGTGACAGCCGACAGATGTCTTGCAAAGGACCTCCATACACACGGGGTGCTTTGTCACACACCAGCACCCTCCAGCATGGAGAGTGTGGCCATGAGCTCACCTCACAGATGCAAAGACTAGACGTAGATGCGGCTACTTGCCAAGGATGCTCTGGTGGAGAGGAGAGCCGCGTGAGAGTATACTCTGTAAGTCTTAGCTCAGTGACTGCAAGCTTTTTGGCAGCCTTGAAGGGCTTTGAGTTACCACAGGAGGTTAATGTTGGGGGAGACAGCAAAGTCTGAGGGGGCACAAGGTGGGTGGTAAGAGGAGACTTGGCATGAAGAAACGTAGAAGCAGCTGCTGTGCGCAGAATGGACACCAATATTCATAGGTGTGTCCACttgaggcaggcggatctctgagtttgaggccagcccaatCTACATGGAGAGTCCAAGACCTATCAGAActtatacagtgagaccctatctcaaaaagaaaaaagaggggctggagagatggtggagaggttaagagctctggctactcttcccaaggtcctgagttcaaatcccagcaaccacatggtgcctcatgaccatctgtaatgagatctggtgccctctcctggtggAGGGTCATACATGTAAGCataacactgtatacataataaataaatcttttttaaaaagaaataagaaagaaagaaaagaaggaaagaaagaaaggactgtAGTTGGAgtcttttatctcctccctttggCATCCCCACCTCAGTGGCAGCTAAGGTGCTGCATCTGACATAGAGCGGGGACCTCAAGTGTCCCCTAACCCCAtacaatgctctcttctgactgaTGCTAAGTCAGCCTCCTAGCTCCATGTTTGTACTTTCTCAGAAGTGTGGAGAGTGTGAGGCAGCAGCTCTGGGGCTCCTGGGTGTCTCCAAAGCTTTGGTAGGAGATGAGGGTgagggcagggtggggtggggatggagggtcAGGGTGAGACATGTTGGAGGAGGGTTGGGCAGGCATAGGAAAGTGATATCAAGGGGACAGTCTTGACAACTCTCCTTTCCCTGGCTTCCCAGTCACTGAACCAGAGCAGAGGCTGAGAGCAGGAAGCTGGCAGTCTGGGCCAGTTCCTgtgtctcctccctcttccccagtcTTCATCTTTCTACTCAGTGTGAGGTGGGGAAGGGTAGGAGCAGAAGGACGGTGGTGGAGCTGCATGGCCTGTTATGAGGAGAAGCCATGCCCTTTGCCCCATACACCCAAGTTCAGTTTGTGATGGGTGCTGAGGATAGGGTTGGTGTGAAGGGAAAGGATGAGAAGAGGAAGTCTTAGTTAAAGGACATCTGCTGACCTGTCTTCACTAAGCTTGCCCTTGACCCTCCCCAGgaaaggcaggggttggggaatccccctgggggttgggggacgGGGGCG is part of the Rattus norvegicus strain BN/NHsdMcwi chromosome 4, GRCr8, whole genome shotgun sequence genome and encodes:
- the Tnfrsf1a gene encoding tumor necrosis factor receptor superfamily member 1A precursor, with the protein product MGLPIVPGLLLSLVLLALLMGIHPSGVTGLVPSLGDREKRDNLCPQGKYAHPKNNSICCTKCHKGTYLVSDCPSPGQETVCEVCDKGTFTASQNHVRQCLSCKTCRKEMFQVEISPCKADMDTVCGCKKNQFQRYLSETHFQCVDCSPCFNGTVTIPCKEKQNTVCNCHAGFFLSGNECTPCSHCKKNQECMKLCLPPVANVTNPQDSGTAVLLPLVIFLGLCLLFFICISLLCRYPQWRPRVYSIICRDSAPVKEVEGEGIVTKPLTPASIPAFSPNPGFNPTLGFSTTPRFSPPVSSTPISPVFGPSNWHNFVPPVREVVPTQGADPLLYGSLNPVPIPAPVRKWEDVVAAQPQRLDTADPAMLYAVVDGVPPTRWKEFMRLLGLSEHEIERLELQNGRCLREAHYSMLEAWRRRTPRHEATLDVVGRVLCDMNLRGCLENIRETLESPAHSSTTHLPR
- the Tnfrsf1a gene encoding tumor necrosis factor receptor superfamily member 1A isoform X1, with product MSSFFCISSQRSSCKKNQECMKLCLPPVANVTNPQDSGTAVLLPLVIFLGLCLLFFICISLLCRYPQWRPRVYSIICRDSAPVKEVEGEGIVTKPLTPASIPAFSPNPGFNPTLGFSTTPRFSPPVSSTPISPVFGPSNWHNFVPPVREVVPTQGADPLLYGSLNPVPIPAPVRKWEDVVAAQPQRLDTADPAMLYAVVDGVPPTRWKEFMRLLGLSEHEIERLELQNGRCLREAHYSMLEAWRRRTPRHEATLDVVGRVLCDMNLRGCLENIRETLESPAHSSTTHLPR